Proteins encoded by one window of Ruminococcaceae bacterium R-25:
- a CDS encoding spermidine/putrescine-binding protein: MHKNVRKVISSLAALVMAGTLILPCGCAKKTQLIIYNWGEYIADETIEKFKTKYPQYDLVYRTFETNETMYPNLSNGYDVIIPSDYMVCRLIEEDWVQPLDWNKLPNVTKYMDPMFRNVTYTDNKEISDQVLDYAVPYMYCTVGLVYDANKITLPEGTTDPAVIWDVLFNENANYSVGMLDSMRESIGTALNYKGYSINSMSDDELKEALEILVKQKSALHPSYGVDNLKDKVASGELAACMSWSGDHIIMLDRIEELGNSNNIDLKFVLPRGSNWSVDMMCVPTNCKNYDGAMDFINFMYDPEIAYENCEYVGYSTPNTAAKDMLDPEVSGNIYYYPDEAVFSTLEFYYTSDKLEERYTELWNTVKASA, encoded by the coding sequence ATGCACAAGAACGTAAGGAAAGTAATTTCTTCATTGGCAGCTCTGGTAATGGCAGGAACATTGATCCTGCCCTGCGGATGCGCAAAGAAGACACAGCTCATCATCTACAACTGGGGTGAGTACATCGCTGATGAAACGATCGAAAAGTTTAAGACCAAGTATCCCCAGTACGATCTGGTATACAGAACTTTCGAGACAAACGAGACAATGTATCCCAACCTTTCGAACGGTTATGACGTAATCATTCCTTCAGATTACATGGTATGCCGTCTTATCGAGGAAGACTGGGTACAGCCCCTCGACTGGAACAAGCTTCCCAATGTTACAAAGTACATGGATCCCATGTTCCGTAACGTTACTTATACTGACAACAAGGAGATTTCAGACCAGGTATTGGACTATGCAGTTCCTTATATGTACTGCACAGTAGGTCTCGTTTATGACGCAAACAAGATCACGCTTCCTGAGGGAACTACTGATCCTGCAGTTATCTGGGATGTTCTCTTCAACGAGAATGCCAACTACAGCGTAGGCATGCTGGATTCAATGCGTGAGTCAATCGGTACTGCTCTTAACTACAAGGGCTATTCCATCAACTCAATGAGCGACGATGAGCTTAAGGAAGCTCTCGAGATCCTCGTTAAGCAGAAGAGCGCTCTTCACCCCTCATACGGTGTTGATAACCTTAAGGATAAGGTTGCTTCAGGTGAGCTCGCAGCATGCATGTCCTGGTCCGGCGACCACATCATCATGCTCGACAGAATCGAAGAGCTCGGCAACTCCAATAACATCGACCTCAAGTTCGTTCTTCCCCGCGGTTCCAACTGGTCCGTTGACATGATGTGCGTTCCTACAAACTGCAAGAACTACGACGGCGCCATGGACTTCATCAACTTCATGTACGATCCTGAGATCGCGTATGAGAACTGCGAATATGTTGGTTATTCAACACCTAACACTGCAGCAAAAGATATGCTCGATCCTGAAGTATCCGGCAATATCTACTACTATCCTGATGAAGCAGTTTTCTCAACATTGGAGTTCTACTACACCTCCGATAAGCTCGAGGAAAGATACACAGAGCTCTGGAACACGGTAAAGGCCAGCGCTTAA
- a CDS encoding ABC-type spermidine/putrescine transport system permease subunit II has protein sequence MRIAKRLVPDLYLGLLLIFIYLPIAILIIYSFNALPKSFIWGGFTLNNYKSLFKGSDGSGILESLTETLKVASIASVASTAFGVLSSLGLAYLNKKLQNLAMTMTYVPNVMPDLVTGISFMLLFSFLGVQKSEFTLIMSHIALCVPFAILSISPKIKQLDKSLTEAAMDLGATRFQTLRLVIIPEIMPGILSSVLLTFTLSIDDYLISNFNVDSSIQTLPMMIYSMAKLGVNPKMNALTTLMFGAVLILMVLSNLSSFKKAKNTKK, from the coding sequence ATGAGAATCGCAAAAAGACTCGTACCGGATCTTTATCTGGGCCTCCTTCTGATATTTATCTATCTGCCCATCGCAATCCTTATAATCTACTCATTCAATGCACTTCCGAAGTCATTTATCTGGGGCGGATTTACTTTGAACAACTATAAGAGCCTGTTCAAAGGATCTGACGGATCAGGCATTCTCGAGTCTTTGACCGAGACACTCAAGGTAGCATCGATCGCTTCGGTCGCTTCAACGGCATTCGGCGTTCTGAGCTCTCTGGGTCTTGCTTACCTTAACAAGAAACTCCAGAACCTCGCCATGACGATGACATACGTTCCGAATGTAATGCCTGACCTTGTTACAGGTATCTCATTCATGCTCCTGTTCTCATTCTTGGGTGTCCAGAAGAGCGAATTCACGCTCATCATGTCGCACATCGCACTCTGCGTGCCCTTTGCGATCCTTTCTATCAGTCCTAAGATCAAGCAGCTCGACAAGAGTCTTACAGAAGCAGCAATGGATCTCGGCGCAACAAGGTTCCAGACATTAAGACTGGTAATTATCCCTGAGATCATGCCGGGTATCTTATCTTCGGTGCTTCTCACATTTACGCTTTCTATAGACGATTACCTTATCAGTAACTTTAACGTGGACAGTTCCATCCAGACTCTGCCAATGATGATCTACTCAATGGCAAAGCTCGGCGTCAACCCCAAGATGAACGCGCTTACGACCTTGATGTTCGGTGCAGTCCTGATCCTCATGGTCCTGTCCAACCTGTCGTCTTTCAAGAAAGCTAAGAATACAAAGAAATAA